From one Bordetella genomosp. 9 genomic stretch:
- a CDS encoding SPFH domain-containing protein has protein sequence MLDPSTIVLLVVVLLAILIVVKSIAIVPQQHAWVVERLGKFDRVLSPGAGFVIPFVERVAYKHSLKEIPLDVPSQVCITRDNTQLQVDGVLYFQVTDPMRASYGSSNYISAITQLSQTTLRSVIGKLELDRTFEEREFINTTIVASLDEAALNWGVKVLRYEIKDLTPPNEILRAMQAQITAEREKRALIAASEGRRQEQINIATGEREAAIARSEGEKQAQINQAQGEAAAVLAIAEATARAVSQVAESIRQPGGMEAVNLRVAERYVDAFGNVAQKGNTLILPANLADVGGLIASAMTIVKSTPR, from the coding sequence ATGCTAGATCCGTCCACCATCGTACTGCTCGTCGTCGTCCTGCTGGCGATCCTCATCGTCGTGAAGTCCATCGCCATCGTCCCGCAGCAGCACGCCTGGGTCGTGGAGCGCCTGGGCAAGTTCGACCGCGTGCTGTCGCCGGGCGCCGGCTTCGTCATTCCCTTCGTCGAGCGGGTGGCCTACAAGCATTCGCTCAAGGAAATCCCGCTGGACGTCCCCAGCCAGGTCTGCATCACGCGGGACAACACGCAATTGCAGGTGGATGGCGTCCTGTACTTCCAGGTCACCGATCCCATGCGGGCATCCTACGGATCGTCCAATTACATTTCGGCGATCACGCAGCTGTCGCAGACCACGCTGCGCTCGGTGATCGGCAAGCTGGAACTGGACCGCACTTTCGAGGAACGCGAGTTCATCAACACGACCATCGTCGCGTCGCTGGACGAAGCGGCGCTGAACTGGGGCGTGAAGGTGCTGCGCTACGAAATCAAGGACCTGACGCCGCCGAACGAGATCCTGCGTGCGATGCAGGCGCAGATCACCGCCGAGCGTGAAAAGCGCGCGCTGATCGCGGCGTCCGAAGGCCGCCGGCAGGAGCAGATCAACATCGCCACGGGCGAACGCGAAGCCGCCATCGCGCGGTCCGAAGGCGAAAAGCAGGCGCAGATCAACCAGGCGCAGGGCGAGGCCGCGGCCGTGCTGGCGATCGCCGAGGCGACCGCGCGCGCGGTGAGCCAGGTGGCGGAATCCATACGGCAGCCCGGCGGCATGGAAGCCGTCAACCTGCGCGTGGCGGAACGCTACGTCGACGCCTTCGGCAACGTGGCGCAGAAGGGCAACACACTGATCCTGCCGGCCAATCTCGCCGATGTCGGCGGGCTGATCGCATCGGCGATGACCATCGTCAAATCCACTCCAAGATAA
- a CDS encoding enoyl-CoA hydratase/isomerase family protein: MNQPVLFEERPTANGMRIGVATLNAPQTLNGLSLDMARMLDERLRAWAVDPGLAVVVLQGAGDKAFCAGGDLHGLYRSMRETPPGKPWANRHARDFFETEYRLDYRIHTYPKPVLCWGDGFVMGGGIGLMMGASHRVVSETSRLAMPEISIGLFPDVGGSWLLNRMPGSTGVFLALTGAQLNAADAFFTGLADFHVRQADWPVLLERLLELPWAGSGVGINTDEEAPAFAPRSMNDGLLRQALLALEPSQGLEPGPLKQHAFQINNLCSGTDLEEIHESIASLAQHDDPWLSKAARTMLAGSPGSARLAFTLLLRMRQRSLEDVFRAEYVAALQAAAHGDFAEGIRALLIDKDRKPRWNPAALEAADKQWVLKFFEEPWPEGQAHPLADLGAA, encoded by the coding sequence ATGAACCAGCCGGTGCTTTTCGAGGAACGTCCCACCGCGAACGGAATGCGCATCGGCGTGGCCACGCTGAATGCGCCGCAGACCTTGAATGGCCTGTCGCTCGACATGGCGCGCATGCTCGACGAAAGACTGCGCGCCTGGGCGGTGGATCCGGGCCTGGCGGTGGTGGTGCTGCAGGGCGCCGGCGACAAGGCGTTCTGCGCGGGCGGCGACCTGCACGGGCTGTATCGCAGCATGCGCGAAACGCCGCCCGGCAAGCCCTGGGCCAACCGCCATGCCCGCGATTTCTTCGAAACCGAATACCGGCTGGACTATCGCATCCATACCTATCCCAAGCCGGTCCTGTGCTGGGGCGATGGCTTCGTGATGGGCGGCGGCATCGGCCTGATGATGGGCGCCAGCCACCGCGTGGTCAGCGAGACCTCCAGGCTGGCCATGCCGGAAATCAGCATCGGCCTGTTCCCGGACGTCGGCGGCAGTTGGCTGCTCAATCGCATGCCGGGCAGCACCGGCGTTTTCCTGGCCCTGACCGGCGCCCAACTGAACGCCGCCGACGCGTTCTTCACCGGCCTGGCCGATTTCCACGTGCGGCAGGCCGACTGGCCGGTCCTGCTGGAGCGGCTGCTGGAACTGCCCTGGGCGGGCAGCGGCGTCGGCATCAATACCGACGAAGAGGCCCCGGCATTCGCCCCGCGCTCCATGAACGACGGCCTGCTGCGGCAGGCGCTGCTCGCGCTGGAGCCCTCGCAGGGCCTGGAGCCCGGGCCCCTGAAGCAGCATGCCTTCCAGATCAACAACCTGTGCTCCGGCACGGACCTGGAGGAAATCCACGAGAGCATCGCGTCGCTGGCGCAACACGACGATCCCTGGCTGTCGAAAGCTGCGCGCACCATGCTGGCGGGGTCGCCCGGGTCGGCGCGGCTGGCGTTCACGCTGTTGCTGCGCATGCGCCAACGCTCACTGGAGGACGTGTTCCGCGCGGAATACGTGGCCGCGCTACAGGCCGCCGCCCATGGCGATTTCGCCGAGGGCATACGCGCCTTGCTCATCGACAAGGACCGTAAGCCGCGCTGGAATCCCGCCGCCCTCGAGGCCGCGGACAAGCAATGGGTGCTCAAGTTCTTCGAAGAACCCTGGCCCGAAGGCCAGGCGCATCCGCTGGCGGACCTGGGCGCCGCCTGA
- a CDS encoding GGDEF domain-containing protein: protein MSPSVVLLILTALTNCLMLVVLGSLARSGISGIRESIRGAFLVFVSLIGFAAQPALPPILGIVLANFLMAAGVAYFYAAVLLFFGRPVPRRTLACAVLATTLGIVLFWYVSRDTNTRILIVSILHCVLMACIARAIQRNRPRNRPGYPYVFALSVAWFESVGHGLRGLIYGVRWEVMPMLATDTPLHLIFLSIGVLAVPSLTLGMVLMVHDRMLEERESEANTDSLTGVLSRKAWWLLAEKTVARATRADQRLSLLMLDIDRFKDINDTHGHAQGDAVLKHFGALATTALRQEDLLGRLGGEEFAVLFPDTRIDAAAFATNRLQEAIRANGCAPGGVTIPYTFSGGLVEWDGEESMEALVQRADRALYAAKLDGRDRVEIR, encoded by the coding sequence ATGTCTCCCTCCGTCGTTCTGCTCATACTCACGGCGCTGACCAATTGCCTGATGCTGGTGGTGCTGGGGTCGCTGGCTCGCAGCGGCATCAGCGGTATCCGCGAATCCATACGCGGCGCCTTCCTGGTGTTCGTCTCATTGATCGGCTTCGCCGCGCAGCCCGCGCTGCCGCCCATCCTGGGTATCGTCCTGGCGAATTTCCTGATGGCCGCGGGCGTCGCCTATTTCTATGCGGCGGTGCTGCTGTTCTTCGGCCGGCCGGTGCCGCGGCGCACGCTGGCCTGTGCGGTGCTGGCGACCACGCTGGGCATCGTGCTGTTCTGGTATGTGTCGCGCGACACCAATACCCGCATCCTGATCGTTTCCATCCTGCATTGCGTGCTGATGGCGTGCATCGCGCGCGCCATCCAGCGCAACCGGCCCCGCAACCGGCCGGGCTACCCCTACGTATTCGCCTTGTCGGTGGCGTGGTTCGAATCGGTGGGCCACGGCCTGCGCGGGCTGATCTACGGCGTGCGCTGGGAAGTGATGCCCATGCTGGCGACGGATACGCCCCTGCACCTGATATTCCTGTCGATCGGCGTGCTGGCGGTGCCCAGCCTGACGCTGGGCATGGTGCTGATGGTGCATGACCGCATGCTGGAAGAGCGCGAAAGCGAAGCCAATACCGATTCGCTGACGGGCGTGCTGTCGCGCAAGGCGTGGTGGCTGCTGGCGGAAAAGACGGTGGCGCGGGCGACGCGGGCGGACCAGCGGCTGTCGTTGCTGATGCTCGACATCGACCGCTTCAAGGACATCAACGACACGCACGGACATGCCCAGGGCGACGCCGTCCTGAAGCACTTCGGCGCGCTGGCGACCACCGCCTTGCGGCAGGAAGACCTGTTGGGACGCCTGGGCGGCGAAGAGTTCGCCGTGCTGTTCCCCGACACCCGTATCGACGCCGCCGCGTTCGCCACGAATCGCCTGCAGGAGGCCATCCGCGCCAACGGCTGCGCGCCCGGCGGGGTGACGATCCCTTATACCTTCAGCGGCGGGCTGGTGGAATGGGACGGCGAGGAAAGCATGGAAGCCCTGGTGCAGCGCGCCGACCGCGCGCTGTACGCGGCCAAGCTGGACGGGCGCGACAGGGTGGAGATCAGGTAG
- a CDS encoding branched-chain amino acid ABC transporter substrate-binding protein produces the protein MTMLQRLTPIALTLGALTLAGAAHAADTIKIGIPQPMTGPNTQYGDQIQAGALTAIETINAKGGVKGKKLEPILIDDGCEPKQAVPAANRVVNSGAKFAVAHACSGVTVPAVNVYEQEHIVGITPGATSPLVTDTIKPHYFFRTIGRDDQQGPYAANYIAKTVKPTKVAVLHDKQTYGSGVATQVRDTLKKDGVNVVMFEGINVGDSDYSAVITKLKSAGVDFVYFGGYHPELGLLLRQSREQGLNVQFMGPEGTANQDLVAIAGPAIEGLLVTLPSDFTKLPGNEGIVKAFHDKKRDPDGAFQMPAYAAVQILADTINAVGEDPTKVADYMHQHSFNTAIGKVEYDAKGDLKNFEFAVFKWDKNGKKTQL, from the coding sequence ATGACTATGCTGCAACGCCTTACCCCGATCGCGCTCACGCTGGGGGCGCTGACGCTCGCCGGCGCAGCGCATGCCGCCGATACCATCAAGATCGGCATCCCCCAGCCCATGACGGGTCCCAACACCCAGTACGGCGATCAGATCCAGGCGGGCGCGCTGACTGCCATCGAAACCATCAATGCCAAGGGTGGCGTCAAAGGCAAAAAACTCGAACCCATCCTGATCGACGACGGCTGCGAGCCCAAGCAGGCCGTGCCCGCCGCCAACCGTGTCGTCAATTCCGGCGCCAAGTTCGCCGTGGCGCACGCATGCTCGGGCGTGACGGTGCCCGCCGTGAATGTCTACGAGCAGGAACATATCGTCGGCATCACCCCCGGCGCGACCTCGCCGCTGGTCACCGACACCATCAAGCCGCATTACTTCTTCCGCACCATCGGCCGCGACGACCAGCAGGGTCCGTACGCCGCCAACTACATCGCCAAGACCGTCAAGCCGACCAAGGTCGCCGTGCTGCACGACAAGCAGACCTACGGTTCCGGCGTGGCCACGCAGGTGCGCGATACGCTGAAGAAAGACGGCGTGAACGTCGTCATGTTCGAAGGCATCAACGTCGGCGACAGCGACTATTCGGCCGTGATCACCAAGCTGAAGTCGGCGGGCGTGGACTTCGTGTACTTCGGCGGCTACCACCCCGAACTCGGCCTGCTGCTGCGCCAGTCGCGCGAGCAGGGCCTGAACGTGCAGTTCATGGGACCGGAAGGCACGGCCAACCAGGACCTGGTGGCGATCGCCGGTCCGGCCATCGAAGGCCTGCTGGTGACGCTGCCGTCGGACTTCACCAAGCTGCCCGGCAATGAAGGCATCGTCAAGGCCTTCCATGACAAGAAACGCGATCCGGACGGCGCCTTCCAGATGCCGGCCTATGCCGCCGTGCAAATCCTCGCGGACACCATCAACGCGGTGGGCGAGGATCCGACCAAGGTCGCCGACTACATGCATCAACACTCTTTCAACACCGCCATCGGCAAGGTCGAATACGATGCGAAGGGCGACCTGAAAAATTTCGAATTCGCGGTTTTCAAGTGGGATAAGAACGGCAAGAAAACCCAGCTGTAA
- a CDS encoding high-affinity branched-chain amino acid ABC transporter permease LivM — MANQIKNAFIAAILTAFIVTPVFGLQLVRQGARTLMDPHWSNVLIAMAVVFVGQLLRPWLALPFKRMKRTLPTLPAAPVQGHKWVMVLVVAVAIVWPFFSDRGSVDIATLVLIYVMLGLGLNIVVGFAGLLDLGFVGFYAVGAYTYALLYHWGGWTFWESLPFSGAVAALFGFVLGFPVLRLRGDYLAIVTLGFGEIIRLLLINLNWLTGGPDGISGIPKPTVFGFEMARTSSVEGQKTFHELLGLTFQNQHVIIYLYLMALMLALITLFVATRLKRMPVGRAWEALREDEIACRSLGLNPTRIKLSAFTLGAMFAGFGGAFFAARQGLVNPESFTFIESALILAIVVLGGMGSQIGVILAAILLTVLPELAREFAEYRMLMFGLVMVLMMMWRPQGLLPMKRPHVELDK, encoded by the coding sequence ATGGCGAATCAAATAAAAAACGCATTCATCGCGGCCATCCTGACCGCATTCATCGTGACGCCAGTGTTCGGCCTGCAGCTGGTGCGCCAGGGCGCGCGTACCCTGATGGACCCGCACTGGAGCAATGTGCTTATCGCGATGGCCGTGGTCTTCGTCGGCCAGTTGCTGCGTCCGTGGCTGGCCCTGCCGTTCAAGCGCATGAAACGCACCTTGCCGACGCTGCCGGCCGCGCCCGTGCAGGGCCACAAGTGGGTGATGGTGCTGGTCGTGGCCGTGGCCATCGTGTGGCCGTTCTTCAGCGACCGCGGTTCGGTGGACATCGCCACGCTGGTGCTCATCTACGTGATGCTGGGCCTGGGCCTGAACATCGTGGTGGGGTTCGCGGGGCTGCTGGACCTGGGCTTCGTCGGTTTCTACGCGGTGGGCGCCTATACCTACGCCCTGCTGTATCACTGGGGCGGCTGGACGTTCTGGGAATCGCTGCCGTTCTCCGGCGCCGTGGCGGCCCTGTTCGGTTTCGTGCTGGGTTTTCCGGTCCTGCGCCTGCGCGGCGACTACCTGGCCATCGTGACGCTGGGCTTCGGCGAAATCATCCGCCTGCTGCTGATCAACCTGAACTGGCTGACGGGCGGTCCCGACGGCATCTCGGGCATACCCAAGCCCACCGTGTTCGGATTCGAGATGGCGCGCACGTCCAGCGTGGAAGGGCAGAAGACCTTCCATGAACTGCTGGGACTGACCTTCCAGAACCAGCATGTGATCATCTACCTGTACCTGATGGCGCTGATGCTGGCGCTGATCACGCTGTTCGTCGCCACGCGGCTCAAGCGCATGCCCGTGGGGCGCGCGTGGGAAGCCCTGCGCGAAGATGAAATCGCCTGCCGCTCGCTGGGCTTGAATCCCACGCGGATCAAGCTGTCGGCGTTCACCCTGGGCGCCATGTTCGCGGGTTTCGGCGGGGCGTTCTTCGCCGCGCGTCAGGGGTTGGTGAATCCGGAGTCTTTCACCTTCATCGAGTCGGCGCTGATCCTGGCCATCGTGGTGCTGGGCGGGATGGGGTCGCAGATCGGCGTGATCCTGGCGGCCATCCTGCTGACCGTGCTGCCGGAGCTGGCGCGCGAATTCGCCGAGTACCGCATGCTGATGTTCGGCCTGGTGATGGTGTTGATGATGATGTGGCGTCCGCAGGGACTGCTGCCGATGAAGCGTCCTCACGTGGAGCTGGACAAATGA
- the livH gene encoding high-affinity branched-chain amino acid ABC transporter permease LivH, whose protein sequence is MSDLLPQLTQQFFNGLSLGAIYALIAIGYTMVYGIIGMINFAHGEIYMIGAYVGLVTLTAIGTQSGAPVPLMVAAMLIAAMAVTGVYGFAVERVAYRPLRSSPRLVALISAIGMSIFLQNWVALGQGARDMAVPNIIFGAISFTMGDKFDVTIPYSRVMIIVVTVVLMIALSLFIKYSRMGRASRACSQDMHMANLLGIDTNRVISFTFVLGAVLAAVGGVLIAVTIGKLNPFIGFIVGIKAFTAAVLGGIGSIPGAMLGGALLGLVETFAAAYISSQYKDIIAFLLLVLILLFRPTGLLGKPEVEKV, encoded by the coding sequence ATGTCTGACCTTCTCCCCCAACTAACGCAACAATTCTTCAATGGATTGTCGCTAGGCGCCATTTATGCCCTGATCGCCATCGGCTACACGATGGTCTACGGCATTATCGGCATGATCAACTTCGCGCACGGCGAGATCTACATGATCGGCGCCTACGTCGGCCTGGTGACGCTGACGGCGATCGGCACGCAAAGCGGCGCGCCGGTGCCCTTGATGGTCGCCGCCATGCTGATCGCGGCGATGGCCGTCACCGGCGTCTACGGCTTTGCCGTGGAACGGGTGGCGTACAGGCCCTTGCGCAGCAGTCCGCGCCTGGTGGCGCTGATCTCGGCGATCGGCATGTCGATCTTCCTGCAGAACTGGGTGGCGCTGGGGCAGGGCGCGCGCGACATGGCGGTGCCGAACATCATCTTCGGCGCCATCAGTTTCACGATGGGGGACAAGTTCGACGTCACCATTCCGTACTCGCGCGTCATGATCATCGTGGTGACGGTGGTGCTGATGATCGCGTTGTCGCTGTTCATCAAGTATTCGCGCATGGGCCGTGCGTCGCGCGCGTGCTCGCAGGACATGCACATGGCGAACCTGCTGGGCATCGACACCAACCGCGTCATTTCCTTCACCTTCGTGCTGGGCGCGGTGCTGGCGGCGGTGGGCGGCGTGCTGATCGCGGTGACGATCGGCAAGCTGAACCCCTTCATCGGCTTCATCGTCGGGATCAAGGCGTTCACGGCCGCCGTGCTGGGCGGGATCGGCAGCATTCCGGGCGCCATGCTGGGCGGCGCCTTGCTGGGCCTGGTGGAAACCTTCGCCGCGGCTTATATCTCGTCGCAGTACAAGGACATCATCGCTTTTCTGCTGCTCGTGCTGATCCTGCTGTTCCGCCCCACCGGTCTGTTGGGCAAACCCGAGGTGGAAAAAGTCTGA
- a CDS encoding RnfH family protein produces the protein MGNESTLTVWVCHARPHAAWQRELRLPAGATARDAIAASGFADAFPAIDPWTAGVGVFGRAVQPAQPLRDGDRVEVYRPLVFDPMESRRRRAAHKARAGKAARPPRTPKAPR, from the coding sequence ATGGGGAATGAGTCCACCCTGACGGTCTGGGTTTGCCACGCGCGGCCGCATGCGGCCTGGCAGCGCGAGCTGCGGCTGCCCGCCGGGGCCACGGCGCGCGACGCCATCGCGGCCAGCGGCTTCGCGGATGCCTTTCCCGCCATCGATCCCTGGACCGCCGGCGTCGGCGTATTCGGCCGCGCCGTCCAGCCCGCCCAGCCTTTGCGCGACGGCGATCGCGTGGAAGTCTATCGCCCCCTGGTTTTCGATCCCATGGAATCGCGTCGCCGGCGCGCGGCGCACAAGGCGCGCGCCGGCAAGGCGGCACGGCCGCCGCGCACGCCTAAAGCGCCACGCTGA
- a CDS encoding type II toxin-antitoxin system RatA family toxin: MHKVQRSVLVPYSDAQMFQLVAGVEHYPEFMPWCGGAEVLSRDEHGMQASIVISFAGIKQRFTTRNTHQFPHRIDLELVDGPFSMLVGHWEFQALAADACKVLFTMEYEFSSRPLELVVGPVFNRIATSFIDSFTKRAQSVYGE; encoded by the coding sequence ATGCACAAAGTCCAGCGTTCCGTTCTTGTCCCCTACAGCGATGCCCAGATGTTCCAGCTGGTGGCTGGCGTCGAACATTATCCCGAGTTCATGCCGTGGTGCGGCGGCGCCGAGGTGCTGTCCCGCGACGAGCACGGCATGCAGGCGTCCATCGTCATCAGTTTCGCGGGCATCAAGCAGCGTTTCACCACGCGCAATACCCATCAGTTTCCCCATCGCATCGATCTCGAGCTGGTGGATGGGCCGTTTTCCATGCTGGTGGGCCACTGGGAATTCCAGGCGCTGGCGGCCGATGCCTGCAAGGTGCTCTTCACCATGGAATACGAATTTTCCAGCCGCCCGCTAGAACTGGTCGTGGGGCCGGTGTTCAACCGTATCGCGACCAGCTTCATCGATTCCTTCACCAAGCGCGCCCAGAGCGTTTATGGGGAATGA
- a CDS encoding VIT1/CCC1 transporter family protein, giving the protein MPAPQHHRIHRTGWLRAAVLGANDGIVSTASLIAGVAAAQGSHGAILTAGLAGLVAGALSMAAGEYVSVKSQSDIENADLRLEQSSLLRNSAMELEELTDIYVNRGVPHDLALQVARALTAHDALDAHARDELGISTHSRARPLQAAVASALSFAAGAALPLVLAVLTPQAAWRLPVVGIGSVACLAALGAVAAWAGGAPKGKAVSRVVLLGAAAIILTAGVGSLFGVAG; this is encoded by the coding sequence ATGCCGGCACCGCAACATCATCGTATACATCGCACCGGGTGGCTGCGCGCCGCCGTACTGGGCGCCAACGATGGCATCGTCTCGACCGCCAGCCTGATCGCCGGTGTGGCGGCGGCGCAGGGCAGCCATGGCGCCATCCTGACGGCCGGCCTGGCGGGCCTGGTGGCGGGCGCGTTGTCCATGGCGGCCGGCGAATACGTGTCGGTCAAGTCGCAGTCGGATATCGAGAACGCCGATCTCAGGCTCGAGCAGAGCTCGCTGTTGCGCAATTCGGCGATGGAGCTGGAGGAGCTTACCGACATCTACGTCAACCGCGGGGTGCCGCACGACCTGGCGCTGCAGGTGGCGCGCGCCTTGACCGCGCACGATGCGCTGGACGCGCATGCGCGCGACGAGCTGGGGATCTCGACCCACTCGCGCGCGCGCCCATTGCAGGCGGCCGTCGCGTCGGCGCTCAGTTTCGCCGCCGGGGCCGCGCTGCCGCTGGTGCTCGCCGTGCTGACGCCCCAGGCCGCGTGGCGCCTGCCGGTGGTGGGCATCGGCTCGGTGGCCTGCCTGGCCGCGCTGGGCGCCGTGGCGGCGTGGGCGGGCGGCGCGCCGAAAGGGAAGGCGGTGTCGCGCGTCGTGCTGCTGGGCGCCGCGGCCATCATCCTGACGGCGGGCGTGGGATCGCTGTTCGGCGTGGCGGGCTGA
- a CDS encoding acyl-CoA dehydrogenase family protein, whose amino-acid sequence MDMDLSDDQQAFAQAAREFAQGELAPHAASWDAAGIFPKQTFHRAGELGFCGMYAPQDIGGLGLPRLDATLVFEEMAAVDPSTTAFLTIHNMAAWMLGTWGGPALRETWGPRLCSGSHLASYCLTEPGSGSDAASLRTRADQDGGDYVLNGSKAFISGGGDTDLLIVMARTGGAGAGGVSAFAVPADSAGITYGRKEDKMGWNSQSTRAIAFENVRVPAGNMLGEPGQGFKIAMRGLDGGRINIATCSVGAAQGALDAARLYMRERRQFGTPLADFQALQFKLADMATHLVAARQMVRLAACKLDGGSPDAGAYCAMAKRFATDMGFQICLDAQQIHGGYGYLKDYPLERLVRDTRVHQILEGTNEIMRVIVARQLLEKGADLR is encoded by the coding sequence ATGGACATGGACTTGAGCGACGATCAGCAGGCCTTCGCGCAGGCGGCGCGCGAATTCGCCCAGGGCGAGCTCGCGCCGCACGCGGCCAGTTGGGATGCCGCAGGCATATTCCCCAAGCAGACCTTCCACCGCGCGGGCGAGTTGGGCTTCTGCGGCATGTACGCGCCCCAGGATATCGGCGGCCTGGGCCTGCCGCGCCTGGATGCCACGCTCGTTTTCGAGGAAATGGCGGCGGTCGATCCGTCCACCACGGCCTTCCTGACCATCCACAACATGGCCGCATGGATGCTGGGCACCTGGGGCGGTCCGGCGTTGCGCGAAACCTGGGGTCCGCGCCTGTGCTCCGGCAGCCATCTGGCTTCCTACTGCCTGACCGAGCCCGGTTCGGGATCGGATGCCGCGTCGCTGCGCACGCGTGCCGACCAGGATGGCGGGGACTATGTGCTCAACGGGTCCAAGGCCTTCATTTCAGGCGGCGGCGACACCGATCTGCTGATCGTCATGGCGCGCACCGGTGGTGCAGGCGCTGGCGGGGTGAGCGCCTTCGCCGTTCCCGCGGACAGCGCCGGCATCACCTATGGCCGCAAGGAAGACAAGATGGGCTGGAACAGCCAGTCCACGCGCGCCATTGCCTTCGAGAACGTGCGCGTGCCGGCCGGGAACATGCTCGGCGAACCGGGGCAGGGCTTCAAGATCGCCATGCGCGGCCTGGACGGCGGGCGCATCAATATCGCGACGTGTTCGGTGGGCGCGGCGCAGGGCGCGCTGGACGCCGCGCGCCTTTATATGCGCGAGCGGCGCCAGTTCGGGACGCCCCTGGCCGATTTCCAGGCCTTGCAATTCAAGCTGGCCGACATGGCGACGCATCTGGTGGCCGCGCGCCAGATGGTGCGCCTGGCAGCCTGCAAGCTGGACGGCGGATCGCCGGATGCCGGCGCGTACTGCGCGATGGCCAAGCGCTTCGCCACCGACATGGGTTTCCAGATTTGCCTGGATGCGCAACAGATCCACGGCGGCTACGGCTATCTGAAGGACTACCCATTGGAACGGCTGGTGCGCGATACTCGCGTACATCAGATACTGGAAGGCACCAACGAGATCATGCGCGTGATCGTCGCCCGCCAGTTGTTGGAGAAAGGAGCAGACCTGCGATGA
- the mmsB gene encoding 3-hydroxyisobutyrate dehydrogenase, with product MSKIAFIGLGNMGAPMASNLAKAGHALAVHDLVPASVARLAEAGARAAASAHDAVAGADIVITMLPASRHVEGLYLADDLLAHIDTRALVIECSTIAPESARKVAAAAQARGIAMLDAPVSGGTAGAAAGTLTFIVGGEADALSRARPVLEQMGKNIFHAGPAGAGQVAKICNNMLLGVLMAGTAEALALGVANGLDPKVLSDIVAKSSGRNWATELYNPWPGVMDHAPASKGYAGGFGSDLMLKDLGLAGEAAQATRSAIPLGALARNLYAMHGAAGHGALDFSSILKLYKPD from the coding sequence GTGAGCAAGATCGCATTCATCGGGTTGGGCAATATGGGCGCGCCGATGGCCTCGAACCTGGCCAAGGCGGGCCATGCGCTGGCCGTCCACGACCTGGTGCCCGCCAGCGTCGCCAGGCTGGCGGAAGCGGGCGCGCGCGCGGCCGCGTCGGCGCACGACGCGGTGGCCGGGGCCGACATCGTCATCACGATGCTGCCGGCCAGCCGCCATGTCGAAGGCCTGTACCTGGCCGACGACCTGCTTGCCCATATCGACACCCGCGCGCTGGTGATCGAATGCAGCACCATCGCGCCGGAATCGGCGCGCAAGGTGGCGGCGGCGGCGCAGGCGCGCGGCATTGCCATGCTGGATGCGCCGGTGTCCGGCGGCACGGCTGGCGCGGCCGCCGGCACGCTGACCTTTATCGTCGGCGGCGAAGCCGATGCCCTGTCGCGCGCGCGCCCGGTGCTGGAGCAAATGGGCAAGAATATTTTCCATGCCGGTCCGGCCGGCGCGGGACAGGTGGCCAAGATCTGCAACAACATGCTGCTCGGTGTGTTGATGGCCGGCACCGCCGAAGCCTTGGCGCTGGGCGTGGCCAACGGCCTGGACCCGAAGGTGCTCTCCGATATCGTCGCCAAGAGCTCGGGCCGCAACTGGGCGACCGAACTGTACAACCCCTGGCCGGGCGTGATGGACCATGCGCCCGCGTCCAAGGGCTATGCGGGCGGCTTCGGCAGCGACCTCATGCTCAAGGACCTGGGCCTGGCGGGCGAGGCCGCGCAGGCGACGCGCTCGGCGATACCCCTGGGCGCGCTGGCCCGCAACCTGTATGCGATGCATGGCGCGGCGGGGCACGGCGCGCTGGATTTCTCGAGCATCCTGAAGCTGTACAAGCCCGATTGA
- the smpB gene encoding SsrA-binding protein SmpB: MSIVENRKASHEYFIEDRFEAGLVLQGWEVKAIREGRVQLNESYVIVRDGELFILGMHVSPLPTASTHIHPDAARTRKLLLHSEEISKLIGKVEQRGYTLVPLNLHYKAGRVKLDFALGRGKKLHDKRDTARDKDWAREKERLMKHDTRASKRDDA, from the coding sequence ATGAGCATTGTAGAAAACCGGAAAGCGTCACACGAATACTTCATCGAAGACCGCTTCGAGGCCGGCTTGGTCCTGCAGGGTTGGGAAGTGAAGGCCATACGCGAAGGCCGCGTGCAACTGAACGAAAGCTACGTCATCGTGCGCGATGGCGAACTGTTCATCCTGGGCATGCACGTCAGCCCGCTGCCCACCGCGTCCACCCATATCCATCCCGACGCCGCGCGCACGCGCAAGCTGCTGCTGCACAGCGAGGAAATCAGCAAGCTGATCGGCAAGGTGGAACAGCGCGGCTATACCCTGGTGCCGCTGAACCTGCACTACAAGGCCGGACGCGTGAAGCTCGACTTCGCGCTGGGACGCGGCAAGAAGCTGCACGACAAGCGCGACACCGCCCGCGACAAGGACTGGGCGCGCGAAAAGGAACGCCTGATGAAGCACGACACGCGCGCGTCGAAGCGCGATGACGCGTGA